The genomic window AGTTGAAGGAGTCGGCACCACCTTAAAACGATTTTATCAAGAAGGAGAAATAGTCATGTTAAAGCCTTCAAATTTAAACTATCAACCGATAGAAGTCAAAGCTAACCAAATAGAAGTCCAAGGAATCTTAGTGGGAGTTTGGCGAGGTTACTAACTTAAATGAGTGTTAAAAAAGGGAAACTTTTCTGACTTAATCGTTTTATTAAATCCCTAAAGGATAAACCTCATTCAAACTATGCACTATGGTATAATTAACCAGAGTGCCTAAGCCGATATTAGCCTCAACTATTCAGGTTGAAATATATGGAAAATATACCCAATCACCTCAGCAAAATTGATGGGCAGTTAGGAAAATTAATCATATTAGGATTTCCCTTTGAAGAGCTTGCCACTAATGCTTCCTTTGAAGAGATGATTTTTTTATTTTTACATAATCATCTCCCTAACAAAAACGAACTGGATAACGTTACTAAAAAGCTATTATCCCATCGATATCTTGATGAGAAAATATTAGATGTCCTCAAAAACGCAGCAGCCAACGACATCGAACTGATCGAAGGGGTGCGGATAGGGGTTAGCTGTCTTACCCTAGATATGCAATCCCATCGCATTGATAAAGAAGGGATTAACGGCGCGCTAAAAATTATTGCCTCAGTCCCTATTATTACCGCTTCTTATTGGCGGTTGCTGAAGGGTCAACCCATCGTGGAACCCCACCTTGAATTAGGCCATGCTGCCAACTATTTATATATGTTGACAGGAGAAAAACCTGCGCCAGAAGATGTCAAAACCCTAGAGATTTATCTGAATACGGTCATTGAGCATGGTATGAATGCCTCTACCTTTGCAGCACGGGTAGTTATGTCCACTCGCTCCGATTTTGTCTCTGCGGTAACGGCGGCCATTGGTGCTATGAAAGGAGTCCTCCACGGAGGTGCGCCGGGTCCTGTGCTAGATATGTTGCTAGAGATGCAAAAATCGGGAGATATAGAAGGCTATTTACGTCATAAGTTTGAAAATAGAGAACGGTTGATGGGGTTTGGTCATCGGGTTTATCGTGTCAAAGATCCCAGAGCCATTTTACTGGCAAACGTTTCGGCCGATGTCTGGAAACGGAGAGAAGATAAAGAATTTTGGGGTTTAGCTGTAGACGTAGAAACCACTGCCCTACGCTTACTCAAAGAATATAAACCCAATCGTAGCATCGAAACCAATGTCGAATATTATACCGCCTTAGTTTTGCATGGCTTAGGGTTGCCTTCTGCTTTATTCACCTCCACCTTTACGGTTAGTCGGGTGGTCGGTTGGTTAGCCCATTGTTTAGAACAGTTAGAACTTGATCGCATCATTCGTCCTAGTTCTGTTTATACAGGCCCGAGTGAACAAACATGGTGTCCTATCGAAAAAAGATGAGATGAAACTGTGGGGGAGAAATGGTTTTCTCCCCTATAAATTTTAGGGATTTTTGGTAAGTTTAAGAGTGCCAATAATTTTAAAGATAACTGTATAAAAATAAAGAAAAATTTTAGGTTTATAAATTTAAGT from Crocosphaera subtropica ATCC 51142 includes these protein-coding regions:
- a CDS encoding citrate/2-methylcitrate synthase, with the translated sequence MENIPNHLSKIDGQLGKLIILGFPFEELATNASFEEMIFLFLHNHLPNKNELDNVTKKLLSHRYLDEKILDVLKNAAANDIELIEGVRIGVSCLTLDMQSHRIDKEGINGALKIIASVPIITASYWRLLKGQPIVEPHLELGHAANYLYMLTGEKPAPEDVKTLEIYLNTVIEHGMNASTFAARVVMSTRSDFVSAVTAAIGAMKGVLHGGAPGPVLDMLLEMQKSGDIEGYLRHKFENRERLMGFGHRVYRVKDPRAILLANVSADVWKRREDKEFWGLAVDVETTALRLLKEYKPNRSIETNVEYYTALVLHGLGLPSALFTSTFTVSRVVGWLAHCLEQLELDRIIRPSSVYTGPSEQTWCPIEKR